gtacacaacatttttcacctcagcagtgagaacatattagagaacccgaaaaatgtattctttcttcatcacttacctctattcactcatgttttcttaagatataccaacaattgagcaaatcgacacgagttgcgaattacctatcgcacgtgtattgaacaacgttttacagtacatatggcactttaaagtttcgacatacgcacgaaaagtgctattttacgcactagtgcggaaaagtagccccttTATTTAATAGGCCTAAAACATGCCTATACCTAAACTATCTATCTCGAACTCTTATTTCCATATACTCGATACCGTACAGTATTTAACTATTTACTATTCAACGTCGTGTGCGAACATTTAGACAATCCAGTGATAAACCAACCTAATGACTCCCAAGTCTTGTAGCACCGATTACCCAAtacgtcgtaagcgccgtacAACGTTGAACAAAATATAACCTTTTAAGGCCAAGTGACAGTGTCGTATAGCGTAGCCAAAAGGGCGTAAGCGCCGTGATTATTTGAAACAATGTCACCTTTTATAAGTAAGTGATACAACGGGCCAGTGTGCCACTGGGTGCGCTGTATCCTTCTCCGCTAACGGGAATTAGTGGTTTGTGGTAAATAAGCGAGGAGCGAACAGCGGGTAACGTTTTGCGTCAATTAAGAGGGGGCTAACGCAaagttgtagtttttatataacCTTTTACACGTTTAAAGGAGATTTTCCATgtaaattttttgaatgacaaaTTCAAccaatttacaatttatttggcAAGGACAGACTGTAACCAAAACCTTAAAAAGTTGACCCGATAGAAAACATCGCGAAAGCatgtataattttcatttatttttagtattatatCATTGATTTCCCTGCATACCATAGaagtacaattttattatagtataaaatagctagtgatataaaaaaaagaaaaatgtaaaAGACAAAGTAGaggggtcgtgtcgtatcaaaaagtcaaagagctggcgcaaaATAGGAAAagctggaagatactccaccgacaagagagtaactcttaagttaatgatgatgagATTGATGAGCTAGAGATATAGCCGAGGGATATGATTAGAAACATTTTTGACCATCCCGTTAAAAAGCTTCCAGCTGGTGGCGTAGACACTAGTGTGAAAAATGATAAGTAAAAAGGTTCActctacttttccgcactatatgtactgtaaaattatttttcatcacacttgctcggtaaagatttttttttcatgcagGTGTACTAAAGGACAAAGGCGTATATTGTTCCCGCGGGAATTATGgattttgaaaataatgttgCAACTCCTTAGGGACttataactttatttatttattttgtctctAATTCATACAAACCAAGTAGCGTAAatgagttttacttttaaaatacttattatttataatttaatatgtttgtttggttaaaaaatagttaatttgattaatttaatagccattcaaaatatttttacataattatctaTGCCTATCCTGTTCATCGAATCCTTCAATTCCTAACGTGTCGAGAAATGACAATATAGCGGACAAATGTATGCTATCTCACCGTGTTTAAGAATGAATTTGCTTAAAATGTAGTGttttcttcgcaagtgtgatgaaaaacaccGTGTAACTCCAGGGGTaagaatattgcaaactcgGGTCTTCAATTCCCCCCAGCCTGCGGCTGTCGGGAATAACCATCCTCGTTTTCAAAGTTTCACTTACCCCCCTTGTTGCACAATTtactattattacattttatcccTGTCAATAATGTCAATTACGACTAtatgatattttaataattaatacgtacaatacagttgattataattatgtaaagtTTTCTAAtcgaacaaataataataataaaactgacTGACATACACGGAACACATATTGCAGTTTACACTTTTACAGTCCAAACTTTTTGTTTACTGATGAAGGGGGAACCGACGTATGGGGAGTAGGGACCCGAACATGATGTGCTGCACCACAGGGAACTTGCTGAGTACTTCTTTTTTGTACATCTTAATTAAACCTTGATTGATTTTTGCCCATGAGCCGACAGAGCTTATGCTCCATAGTTGGTTAGAATGCTCTGCAAATGGACCTTTCTTTACTTCTTTTATGTACTTAATGCATGAAAGAAACATGTATTCATCAGCATATTTATCAATGATGTCATCCTCTAGAAACTTGACAGGAGGATATATCTTTGGCTGATCAATTAGCTGAGCGCTTCCCCAAATAAACGGCACAAATTGGTAGTCATCTAAGCTCCACACACCATGACTGCCTGCCGGCTCCATTCTGTATGTTTTCTGCAATTCTCTCACTATATTTAAGTACTTGTTAAATACCAGGAATACTGTTGCCACATTATCTTCCGCTTGAAGGAAACCTATTTTGTATAAACAACAGAGAAACATTATGAAAGCCATTTCGTGACCGGTTCCATAATCGATCCTGGTGGCGTTGCCAAAGCTCTCCTCCAGGTAAGCTTTGATTTCTGCTATGGCACTGTAGAGAGATTCAGGCATCATTTTTTGTAGCAGTGTTGTGGTGTTGGATTTGACTTTATCAAGCCAATCCCTAAAAGCTGTGTTTCCAAATCTTTGAGGCTGTTCAACAGGGGGAAACTCGTCTATCATTTTATTTATCTCTTCCAGCACATGTAATAGTTGCTTGACATTGTTGTTCACTTTGCAGTCAACTGACAAAGGTTTGCTTTTGATAGATTCATTGATTGTCGCAATAAATCCTGTATATTCCATGTATGCCTCAGACTTCTCCCAAACAGCCATATCGGTGATAGTTTTAACAGCCTTCTCTGGCTCTCGGAAGCGATGGTTAGGGGGCACAGATGTAACTATGTGACTTtccattttttttccatcacCAATTACACACTCCGAATTCATCTGAaaggtatacatatgtatgtgtacttatatgtattttaaaaagaACTAATGGTCAAGTGCAAGTGACTATGTATGCATAAGGATAGTTCCATACCTTCTTAAGACGCGTTTTCAATTAGTGTTCTGAGCATACATTTTGTTTTGAGCAAATATTTGCTCTGCCCATTTACTATTGAAGCAAGTGTTCCATAAACCGAACAAATGAATGGTTGCTAGCTCAGCACTGTTCAGAACACTAAGTGGCTTTGACGCGGCTGTACAATAGGAAAAAAGAAGCCACAAACAAACACACAAAAGCCTTACGTTGTTTTAAAAAAAGGAGTAATATGacgaaaacaaaaattaaaactgCTTAAcccaaaatattttgtaaagacTAAGTATCCCGAGTCTAAtttccttgaatttattttttgatccctcttttttatttgtaaaaatatttgcataataaaaaaaatatttcatataattacattaattacccCAAAAAGTAGTTTGAGAAAGTGAACAAAAAACCATTGATTCTGTTATTAAGACAATGTGCACAACATTTTCTATCTACTAAATATAATTGGTGAAACAATCAAGTCACAtatattatgttgtttttgtttacatcCTTAAGATTCAATAGAGTAGACTGCCGGGAATAGAGAATGACTAGTTTGTTGTTCTTGATTACCATGACAGTGTAGAAATAGATGTTAAACTGAGGCACACTACTGCTGAATATAATAACTACCACCAACAGCCAACAACTAAACTAAACTTAGGTATGGTATGGCAGGTAAAATTACAGTATGAGGAGAGGCCACATACTGTAATATTCAGTGATCGGAATAGGCAgagtatatttacctacacttgGTAGAACAAAGTCATGAAGTGGAGACTTCCTTGCgctattatttttttccgggaCTTCCCGGATTTAAAATtcggtaaaataaataaaatctcatAATGTATCCCCAATGTACGTAAAATTAAATAGTAACCACAACACTACAAGTTTGTACTAGTTTACGATAATATaacattattgtatttatattatttcaaactTGTCCGTCTCTTTTACGCCAATACCAGCTGTGTTTAAGTGAAAAAGATAGAAATAACAGTATTACTATCTACTATGTTAATTGTACTTTCCATTGTTATCGTCTAAAAGACAAAGCAGATGTCGTTATCACTTATCGCTGTTACCTGCAACCCTTTTTATGCATTAAATAGAAAGTTGACATCAGTTTCTTACTATCCCTTGTCGAGTACGTACGGAAGTGTAGATACTGTGTTTTTTGGATATTTGACATTTGCTTGTTTACTGGAATTTCGCCTGCTATACTTGATTACACACGGCCTGAACTCGGACACCGATTTTGCTTTGATTGGATTTGGCGATTACTGGATACTGAAAACACCACGGATACTGCAAAACTACCAAGTTTCAAGGTaagataatgtatttattatttaacatttttatccTTTTCATTGTATAATCGAAAGTAAGAAAATAAAggctgaaatataattatggtcACGAACTATGACTATTGACTTGAGTCACTTGCCTATGTTCATAATTTGGCCGTGTAATGTAttaaacctacatacatacattattacaagtgcgggtagttctaAAAACTCGTATAGCTAGAAAATGTTGACACAACTCCCTACCCGTATGCCTCTGACCACGGACGTAATGTGACATCCGAAACCTTGGgccaaatattaaatataagtgttacgcgattaagtcccgttttcatttaataataggtatgtgTGAAAatggtgttagtttaaatcaatataataattttgtatttgtagatTGAGTTGcaatgttatttatatttagacttaataaaataataataactttgtACATAAAGagagtttattaaaaataaatatagaagaatccgtttatttattttatgcctaTTTATTGTATTGAAGCAGTTTGCATTGTTTTTTGTACTATTCagaacaatattaattattcggTAAGTTCCCGGGACTTTAGTCCCGCAAAAAAATTTTGTCGTAAGGAAGTCTCCACTTTTTATCTATGTTCTACcaagtgtaggtaaatatactcTGCCTATTCCGATCACTGGTAATATTcacaatacttttttttttactaaacttACAAAACACCTATGACttttacatataataaatagttgtctagtacccactacaaaagccttattgagcttagtGTGGGACTAGGTTGTTGATGgctgctgaaactaaaagcagtTGCTGCTTTGTGAATGAAGTCAACAATCATAATATACTGTATGTTGTTTTAGATAGTTCTACAAAATGTCTTCTTTCTTTCTCTTTGCACCATTTTTCAATAATTTCAAAAGTAAAGATAGGCCAAGGATTCATATAATTCCGAGCAAACATGCGCACCAACAAACATTACTAAGTATTTAGTAGTAACGaagatcataatcataatcttaATCGCAATTAACTTGaggttataatttatatataatgAATGCTATAGACGTTTTCTCATGCGCTCTACTTACACGTAAACTACAGCAATGATTCGCCACCGCACCGCGGTCACTCGCTTAGCTCAGCTGCGATACGATAAGCTCACTAACGAAGGTCATCTATGTCAATCTTACCCGACTACAACCCGGCCACAAACAAGTTTAAATACTTGCAAACGTAGTTATAATAAAAGGAATTCAATGTTTGTGAGTTAATAATTAATCGAAATGGAAAGGATTCTTCGAGGCATCATGAGATATCGTGTGTTGGACCGATCGAGCATGGTGAAACAGTTTCAACAAGTCAAAGACAATCCAGTGGTAAGACTAACCTTGTAGTTGCAAGCCTCACAGGTTCCACAGAAGTTTTTTCTGCAATTTGTTAGAAACTTTTAATTACGATCAAGTCTTTGTTAAATAGCACTCAATATTCTGGTTATTCTGAAATATAAAATTGCATGTACATTGATAACATGACATTGACAATACAATGTCATCATAAGCATTAGCATTCCTGCATTATCATTGGTAGGTTGGTTACGAGGGAAAATTCATTGGTTGGTTACCTGTGGCTGTGACAAAagctgtatttttctttagtaAAGGCCATAGATATAATAAAGCCAGCGTTGTTTAAGCGTCGTCTATACGCATCTATGACTCATATCAACTATTAATACAAGCGTAGGGCTTattcttattatacatatagccgtaacacactactgcaccgcaccgtgaccttgatCAGTGTTACGGCTATTATCCTGCCTTTCAGGGCCCTTCACACTCGATGTGGAGgtgtgtggagtcgatttcgcagatctgcgtgcgacagagaggcaatacgtcgaacgtggttcgcggtagtcGGTTCggaagagaagaatcgtggaatgtattgagccccatatgagccccatacattccacgacttctaTTTTCGCACAGACTGATCTCTGACTGCCCTCTGATTGGCTAAAAATTGTACCCCGTTGTGACTGGCGTTAAGGCCCGACAGCAGGATTAGTGTAATAAGCCCTTAGGGTATGTTTATAAAAGtgtgattaatttaatttaattcagtagcttgtaagttaaatttccgacatgattgtaaaattgttatggaataaactatcttatcttatcttatgcgCGCACGGGCAACTTAGTCGCCAGGCGACTTATTTGTCTCTTACGACAAATTAGTCGCCTCCTCGCCGTGATGCGCGCACGAGAGCGACAGCAACACGACTTTTTTCTACGCAGTCATCAACATGGATTGCGAAGAGACGGCTGTGGTCGTTGcactcgtattaaaaaaaccgatGAAAACGTCGAAAAAATCAATATTGGGTGCATCCATTATGACTATGttgtttaagttaaataaaggattctacttaataaataattattacaaaatatatagaGGTCTCCATTCCACTTCTTCAATTAGCCTACTATTATCGATTATCATCTTCTACGACCGGCATTTTACTTCGTATTGAATGCGGGCGCGTATCCGTACACGTACACATACAAGCTCTCGCCGCGGCGGTCGAGTGGCATCTGGCCGGCCGGCGACTTATTTGTCGCCCGTGCGCGCACTAGCATTTAAACCAATAGGGAAGGAGACAGTTGCGTCGCGGGCTTGTCTCCGAACCCGCGGACAAAAAAGTCGCCCGCGAGTCGCGTCGCTACGTGTGCGCACTTCCATACTAACCCATAGGCCCATAGACTTGACGTGAGAGACAAAATAGTCGCGGCGACAAAAGTTACCCGTGCGCGCATACCCTTAAGCGAAGCCAACGTACGACGTGGTGGGACGACTTCTTCATACGTTTGTTCATACTTGGttcatatgtacctatttaactaTTTGGCAGCTGCCAACTGTTGCAATATGTCTCACTATGGCGGCGCCACTCTTCAACCCATGTTACGgcaaatacacaaaataaacacTCCCGCTGTCGCTGCGCGGGTCACAAGCATGTTGTCGAGATAGTACGTGTGTCCGGCACTAGATGCCGTCAGGCGTTACGGGACTTCCCCTTATGAGTTATGAGCTACACAAAATCAACATAAGCATCGACACTAAACAGTCAGCTaaaatactataggtacttacagaaaGATCCCAAAGCTAAAGCCTCCACACTAGCGAAAAAAGCCCAATGCGGATTAAAGgatttaattatattaagttTAATAGTCGTTAGCTTGTTACAAATTATTGTGTATCATGTATTTTTTTAGCCTAAAGCAGTATTCTACACATGCATGGACAGTCGAATGATTCCTACTAGATTTACGGAAACCAGTGTAGGCGACATGTTTGTTGGTTTGTAAAAATAtgacttaaaattttaaaatatcattaaataCCATATATTATCGCTTGGTGGCGgttcttaaataaaatgtatttttgcaGTTAGAAACGCCGGAAATCTGATCCCACACTCTCAGCACTTTGTAGATGAGATGACAAGCTGTGAACCAGCTGCGTTGGAACTTGGCTGCATCATTAACGATATAAGACACATTATTGTGTGCGGCCATAGTGACTGTAAAGCTATGAATCTCTTATACAAGTTAAAAAGCAAAGAAGAGTCTAACACGGTTAGTCGACAACTTTTGTTGTTCTTTGCACTTCGCATTTGCAAACGTTTATACTTTAACCAGTTTAAATATTTAAGATGgtaccagtaggtacctattttatgttACAAGTTAAGTATTGTCTATCTCTATTTCTTACCTTTTCACGGCAAAACTATAAAGACCTAGGAATGAACGAAGGCTTCTTAGCGGagggaggggtaaaaaaccaTATAGgtattacttatacctaatacaaTCTAAGTTTTGACATCAAGGATTGCGATACGTACAAATTTGTGTGCagtgtaggtttatattcaaatttcgtcaagtggacgaaaactagagctgggcGAAAACTAATGCACCTACCCTATATGATTTCTGATACCTAACGAATACGAAGCAGGTATATACCTGCTTATTAGTTGTGCTTGTCATATGACAAGCACAactaataacaaatatatgatatacattacaaTTTACAGGAACAAAGAAGAATGTCTCCCTTAAGATCTTGGTTGTGTAATCATGGGCAAACAAGCTTGGACAAATTCATCGCGATGGACGGCGATTTCTCAAAACCGATGTTGTTTACAGCTGAAACACCACAAACTAAATTTGTAGCATATATCGATCCTGAAAACAAATTTAGTACAGAAGACAAATTATCGCAGGTAAGTAACAACCACTTCAATCTATCAAAATTATAAAGCTATTTTGgagaaaatacttttttatcGTGTAGGTGTACTTTTTACCCAGTCCGGGTAGGTGTGGTGCAATCCCGACTCGACCATTTGTCTAGCTGTTATATCATTTTGAACCAAATGATAAACTGTAAAATTGCTTTTTATACGGGCTTATTATTTATCGCTCAGAACTTAAGCCGTCCTTTCGGTAGCCAACCGCACGGCATGAAGGGGGGTAGGGCATTGTTTAGTTAGTCTGAGCTTGTTAGTCACCTAACTTTATCTACGTGTACCTACTATTTAccgaagcgttagcgaaggtctccgttttgacTCGCGGtaatgtccggatgttctcctcttcAGGTCGTAATTCTCAGCAACTgattctcgtaaaatattgtgaCCAGATCTAAGTCGAGCATAAAATATACTTGTTGATCtagtttttggatttttttaatgcggaaattgtcataaaggacttaagcgtcTAATGCGCTTCGGACCATTGTGAGTTCACTCACTgtgatacgaggggtattcaaaatattctcggtatgagaatgaaaacaaacaagtacgaaaagtttgatatttttatttttcaatatactccccccctatgttcatacacttaaaagatcgatcaattattttttttaatccctcgtaaaaatattttttatctttcgtgtaaaaatgctcctccactgccgccttcaatgcttcatcgtcagaaaatttatttccacgcagatcctttttaagattggggagcaaaaagaagtcgctgggggctaagtccggactatacggtgggtgagtaacagttttaaacccacgttcaacaatagctgccttggcaatatgagcagtatggacgggggcgttgtcatgcagaagcagaatacctttggttaactttcctcgcctcttttctttaattacatcctttaattgacgtagaatgttagcgtagtactgtcctgtgatatttacacctttttctttataatcgattagtaatactccttcacaatcccaaaatatcgtggccatgaccttgccagctgaagggatgaccttcaacttcttgggatgagctgaacccttaatgtgccactgcatggactcttgtttactctctgggtcataatgatgaacccaggtttcatctccagtaactattctttgcagcacctcatcaggattttcaccgcacaggtcaataaaatcggaacaacaagctacacgcatgtctttttgaagccgagtcagcattcgcggaacccatcttgcacttacttttgacatattaagatggtcatgtataatatcatgtacggtaccaatagagagattggttacttgtgctatagattttaccttcactagaccatcttccaatataagtttttccactttatcaatattttcttgtgaagtagctactacaggccggccaggtctagggtcatcttcaatactctcccttccgcgtttaaactcgcttgaccacttttgaatggtagataaagaaggagcagactcacggtaaacacaatccatttcctcttttatggttttttgatttttaccctgttttgtcaagaattttatcacgcatcgatgttctaatttagttaacattgtcaattcgcacaggatgttcatgtttgttcagcaattgcagaaaaacaaaagactatctcggttcgaattatacttttttttaatgtcaatgaataaaccttagcggccagtaacgaaagaaattttagaagaggtcgtaagatatcaataccgagaatattttgaacgcccctcgtaattaTTCAACGAACTAAGAATTTTTCACTTTTACATTATCTAAGCTtaacgcgaggtctacagctcacagagccactagccACTAGTACCTATAAATAGTACTTCTAAATATTCTCTCTTCTTATTATTGTTGGAGATCTGCAAGCTCTAAAATGTCTTGGAACCGAATACCACTTCTACAGCACTtctataattaagtaggtaggtaagtagttaaGTTATATCGTAGGTACAATTAGATTTAAAATTACGTGGGATCTAAACTGGCACCTGATACTATATGTAgatatgtaattatttaaatatgtaggtactttgtgTTTGGTTAATATTTCATCTTTCTTTTTAGGTTAATACATTACAAC
This genomic window from Cydia amplana chromosome Z, ilCydAmpl1.1, whole genome shotgun sequence contains:
- the LOC134661296 gene encoding serine/threonine-protein phosphatase 2A activator-like, yielding MNSECVIGDGKKMESHIVTSVPPNHRFREPEKAVKTITDMAVWEKSEAYMEYTGFIATINESIKSKPLSVDCKVNNNVKQLLHVLEEINKMIDEFPPVEQPQRFGNTAFRDWLDKVKSNTTTLLQKMMPESLYSAIAEIKAYLEESFGNATRIDYGTGHEMAFIMFLCCLYKIGFLQAEDNVATVFLVFNKYLNIVRELQKTYRMEPAGSHGVWSLDDYQFVPFIWGSAQLIDQPKIYPPVKFLEDDIIDKYADEYMFLSCIKYIKEVKKGPFAEHSNQLWSISSVGSWAKINQGLIKMYKKEVLSKFPVVQHIMFGSLLPIRRFPLHQ
- the LOC134661302 gene encoding beta carbonic anhydrase 1 isoform X2, with protein sequence MERILRGIMRYRVLDRSSMVKQFQQVKDNPVPKAVFYTCMDSRMIPTRFTETSVGDMFVVRNAGNLIPHSQHFVDEMTSCEPAALELGCIINDIRHIIVCGHSDCKAMNLLYKLKSKEESNTEQRRMSPLRSWLCNHGQTSLDKFIAMDGDFSKPMLFTAETPQTKFVAYIDPENKFSTEDKLSQVNTLQQLQNIASYADEPKRSWSSTSLPMKQY
- the LOC134661302 gene encoding beta carbonic anhydrase 1 isoform X1, producing the protein MERILRGIMRYRVLDRSSMVKQFQQVKDNPVPKAVFYTCMDSRMIPTRFTETSVGDMFVVRNAGNLIPHSQHFVDEMTSCEPAALELGCIINDIRHIIVCGHSDCKAMNLLYKLKSKEESNTEQRRMSPLRSWLCNHGQTSLDKFIAMDGDFSKPMLFTAETPQTKFVAYIDPENKFSTEDKLSQVNTLQQLQNIASYGMLKSRLQKHELHIHALWFDIFTGDIYYFSRRAKTFVVIDESTYETILAEVTRYYS
- the LOC134661302 gene encoding beta carbonic anhydrase 1 isoform X3; amino-acid sequence: MTSCEPAALELGCIINDIRHIIVCGHSDCKAMNLLYKLKSKEESNTEQRRMSPLRSWLCNHGQTSLDKFIAMDGDFSKPMLFTAETPQTKFVAYIDPENKFSTEDKLSQVNTLQQLQNIASYGMLKSRLQKHELHIHALWFDIFTGDIYYFSRRAKTFVVIDESTYETILAEVTRYYS